In the genome of Leptospira tipperaryensis, one region contains:
- a CDS encoding ATP-binding protein, with amino-acid sequence MPSVIEIAITSRISAFPILYAKSRGFFEKEGVQVQIRILESYDAILAFLSTGKIEAGEIPFTTWLDLHLKRTAPNKSIYRGMILSRMIHSFYSRYNSSTDSILDSTPYLVPVLQNTSLDKLLAQEFLRSSRFQKKISCAYVSSRSYLLEYEFSQTNTLGLIGSVQESHFLNNGFRISDGRDLPPYRLPVNMLAFSGKFAKTYPDRIQKVQSAISRAIQSLIENTNESTDHAIHESVPEFKIEAEQLHYFFKQPSQDLREMLSPAADPEELEYLGRIFWRSMDHLTEPPPVLMEALQIAAKDPIPQYPEALTARKTVLMEEQFNSKNESSLLLQKAGERRELGDLVTDLQNLVLNIYNSKKTARMPILPLKGTASAIRTGINSILDYLFQEIRAKEIHNLAIDNVLMMQGLEMDKRAMELQFSDDRFNYLFEFSPIPVILLDSISGALIGGNYNFRSLTGYSKDNVISLTLEALFPGLSEMSEWSSPIKSAETMLRVDQAKMRLKDKSEMQVSLSITALFERARKIYQVHILFDSEKKETEQAKHEFISNISHELRSPMTNIQGYFELLRNELNSSLSKDQSGMLDVIEKNIKRLNHLIENLLKFEEVRGDDNSGLVENFDPALVIEEVVYSNGPSAKEKGLDVEVTLLKKLKIKGIRFEFSQVITNLFVNAIKYTERGKIEIKMIQSGAGKLEINIKDTGVGIDPKYIEKVFERFFRIPNDRNKRIGGTGLGLSISRTILHKMNGEITLESRVNGGSNFRIFLPLQTE; translated from the coding sequence CTGCCGTCTGTGATTGAAATTGCCATCACCTCTAGAATTTCCGCGTTCCCGATTTTATACGCAAAGTCTCGGGGCTTTTTTGAAAAAGAGGGAGTTCAAGTTCAGATTCGAATTCTCGAGAGTTACGACGCTATATTAGCCTTTTTAAGTACTGGAAAGATTGAAGCGGGAGAAATCCCGTTTACCACCTGGTTGGATCTTCATCTCAAGAGAACGGCTCCGAACAAATCCATCTACCGGGGAATGATTCTTTCCAGAATGATTCATTCGTTTTACTCCAGATACAATTCGAGTACGGATTCTATTTTAGATAGTACTCCGTATTTGGTTCCCGTTTTGCAAAATACGTCTCTTGATAAATTACTCGCTCAGGAATTTTTGAGATCGAGCAGGTTTCAAAAAAAAATCAGCTGCGCGTATGTCTCTTCTCGATCTTATCTTTTGGAATACGAATTCTCGCAGACGAACACATTGGGATTGATCGGTTCCGTTCAGGAATCTCATTTCTTAAACAATGGATTTAGAATTTCGGATGGAAGAGATCTTCCCCCGTATCGTCTTCCCGTAAACATGCTTGCGTTCAGCGGAAAATTCGCAAAGACGTATCCGGATCGAATTCAAAAGGTTCAGAGCGCAATCAGCAGAGCGATTCAGTCTCTGATCGAGAACACGAACGAATCGACGGATCATGCGATTCATGAAAGTGTTCCCGAATTTAAGATAGAAGCGGAACAACTGCATTATTTTTTCAAACAACCTTCTCAGGATTTAAGAGAGATGCTTTCTCCGGCCGCCGATCCGGAAGAGTTGGAATATCTCGGAAGAATTTTCTGGCGATCCATGGATCATCTTACCGAACCGCCTCCTGTCCTTATGGAAGCGCTTCAGATCGCCGCGAAGGATCCGATTCCTCAGTATCCGGAGGCTTTGACTGCGAGAAAAACGGTTCTGATGGAAGAGCAGTTTAACAGTAAGAATGAATCGAGTCTGCTCTTACAAAAGGCGGGAGAAAGAAGAGAACTCGGGGATTTGGTGACCGATCTTCAGAATCTGGTCCTCAATATCTATAATTCTAAAAAAACGGCGCGTATGCCGATTCTTCCTCTCAAAGGAACCGCTTCCGCGATTCGGACGGGAATCAATTCAATTTTGGATTATCTCTTTCAGGAAATTAGAGCAAAAGAAATTCATAATTTAGCAATTGATAATGTACTAATGATGCAGGGATTGGAGATGGATAAGAGGGCGATGGAACTTCAGTTTTCTGACGACCGCTTTAACTATCTCTTTGAATTTTCCCCGATTCCTGTGATTCTGTTAGATTCTATTTCCGGCGCCTTGATCGGAGGGAATTATAATTTCCGAAGTCTGACCGGTTACAGCAAGGATAACGTAATCAGCCTGACTCTGGAAGCTTTGTTTCCCGGTCTAAGCGAGATGAGCGAGTGGTCTTCCCCGATTAAATCGGCTGAGACGATGTTACGAGTGGATCAGGCGAAGATGAGGCTGAAAGATAAGTCCGAGATGCAAGTCTCGTTGAGTATCACTGCATTGTTCGAGAGGGCGAGAAAGATCTATCAGGTTCATATTTTATTCGATTCCGAAAAAAAGGAAACCGAACAGGCAAAACACGAATTTATTTCGAATATCAGTCACGAACTTCGTTCTCCGATGACGAATATACAAGGTTACTTTGAACTTTTGAGAAACGAACTGAATTCTTCTCTTTCCAAAGATCAGAGTGGAATGTTGGATGTGATTGAAAAAAATATTAAGCGACTGAACCATCTGATCGAGAACTTGTTGAAGTTCGAAGAGGTCCGGGGCGACGACAATTCGGGTTTGGTGGAGAATTTTGATCCTGCTTTGGTGATAGAAGAAGTCGTCTATTCCAACGGACCTTCCGCGAAAGAAAAAGGATTGGATGTCGAAGTTACATTGTTAAAGAAATTAAAGATCAAAGGAATTCGTTTCGAATTCTCGCAAGTGATCACGAATCTTTTCGTAAACGCGATCAAATATACGGAAAGAGGAAAGATAGAAATCAAGATGATTCAGTCCGGAGCCGGTAAGTTGGAAATTAATATCAAGGATACCGGAGTTGGGATCGATCCGAAATACATAGAAAAGGTATTTGAACGATTCTTCCGAATTCCAAACGATAGAAACAAAAGAATCGGAGGAACGGGCTTGGGTCTTTCGATCTCAAGGACCATCTTGCATAAGATGAACGGAGAAATCACTTTGGAATCCAGGGTCAACGGTGGAAGTAATTTTAGAATCTTTTTGCCACTACAAACGGAATGA
- a CDS encoding 1-acyl-sn-glycerol-3-phosphate acyltransferase produces the protein MQETSATSTVSNPTQIVYSTKTYDWLIALVYRTRGLMFDSIDEYFEESNHDRILKANYPTVIIGNHVEEGDVPALSAVHRVIQPKIKFAIPAREDILKKNFLVKEFRPKGTLKLIFGLIDKTNVIPVFLRYIGCFPVKRPFRDNARELIKSGELRNMVDQEWNTLVERVRSGRNLFMFPEGTFNHDGYLNQIKKGVYYLRTKIKDVHFISFTLTYDYISAKKTQLHIAYGENFDISEDASSDEVTNIVKERLGKNYVVTPGNLLSTILMQLGPDSQLGKEILFKRLQTLASELKKKSKGIHISGKLFTNHLEDAFQNILKKGLDHKLLKLDGNGNVSGTDKLLHKEGDTRNLLKKNILLYHANQLTYYKPELEKILPSLA, from the coding sequence ATGCAAGAGACCTCCGCTACTTCCACAGTATCAAATCCAACTCAGATCGTCTATTCCACCAAAACTTACGACTGGCTCATTGCCCTGGTTTACAGAACCAGGGGATTGATGTTCGATTCCATCGACGAATACTTCGAAGAATCCAATCACGATCGGATTCTCAAAGCGAACTATCCGACCGTGATCATCGGAAATCACGTGGAAGAAGGCGACGTGCCTGCGTTATCCGCCGTACACAGAGTGATCCAACCGAAGATCAAGTTTGCAATTCCCGCGAGAGAAGACATCTTAAAGAAAAACTTTTTAGTAAAAGAATTTCGTCCGAAAGGAACTCTCAAACTGATCTTTGGATTGATCGATAAGACGAACGTCATTCCGGTTTTTTTAAGATACATCGGATGTTTTCCGGTCAAACGTCCGTTCCGAGACAACGCGAGAGAGCTGATCAAAAGTGGGGAACTCCGAAACATGGTCGATCAAGAATGGAACACTCTCGTCGAAAGAGTTCGTTCCGGAAGAAATTTGTTTATGTTTCCGGAAGGGACCTTTAATCACGACGGTTATCTCAATCAGATCAAAAAAGGCGTCTATTATCTTCGAACCAAAATCAAAGACGTTCATTTTATTTCCTTCACTCTGACTTACGATTATATTTCGGCGAAAAAGACTCAGCTTCATATCGCCTATGGTGAGAATTTCGACATCTCCGAAGACGCGAGCAGCGACGAAGTCACGAACATCGTCAAAGAAAGATTAGGAAAAAATTACGTAGTCACTCCGGGGAATCTACTTTCCACTATTCTAATGCAGTTAGGACCGGATTCTCAGCTTGGAAAAGAAATTCTTTTCAAACGTCTGCAAACCTTGGCGTCCGAACTCAAAAAAAAGAGCAAAGGGATTCATATTTCAGGAAAGTTATTTACGAACCACTTGGAAGACGCGTTTCAAAACATTCTTAAGAAGGGATTGGATCATAAACTTTTGAAGCTCGATGGAAACGGAAACGTTTCCGGAACGGACAAGTTGCTTCATAAGGAAGGAGACACGAGAAATCTTTTGAAAAAGAATATTCTCTTATATCACGCCAATCAGCTGACATATTACAAACCGGAGTTGGAAAAAATTCTTCCTTCTCTCGCTTAA
- a CDS encoding lytic transglycosylase domain-containing protein, whose translation MRIEELPTVQSILNRIREIESLPNQFVRETPVPNQKTPTVDFDSILQAAQAKTNPVSETEIGRNVRGELKGVEPTLAEIIRKESEKNHLDPTLVQSVIKAESGFKTNAVSPKGAVGLMQLMPSTASLLGVDDPSDPAENVAGGTKFLSDLLNKYKNLDHALAAYNAGPGAVDRYGGVPPYKETQKYVAKVKKFYEEAQ comes from the coding sequence ATGAGGATCGAAGAACTTCCGACCGTCCAGTCCATCCTGAACCGAATTCGAGAGATTGAAAGTCTCCCGAACCAGTTTGTCCGGGAAACCCCGGTTCCGAATCAAAAAACTCCTACCGTGGATTTTGATTCCATTCTCCAAGCCGCTCAAGCAAAAACGAATCCGGTTTCTGAGACGGAAATCGGGAGAAACGTGAGAGGCGAACTCAAAGGTGTCGAACCTACTCTCGCTGAAATCATTCGTAAAGAATCGGAGAAGAATCACCTCGATCCCACGCTCGTTCAGAGCGTCATCAAAGCAGAATCCGGATTTAAAACAAACGCGGTTTCTCCCAAGGGCGCCGTCGGTTTGATGCAACTCATGCCTTCCACCGCGAGCCTTCTCGGAGTCGATGATCCTTCCGATCCGGCTGAAAACGTAGCCGGTGGAACAAAATTCTTAAGCGATCTCTTAAACAAATATAAGAATTTAGATCACGCCCTCGCGGCCTACAACGCCGGCCCCGGTGCGGTTGATCGTTACGGCGGAGTTCCTCCTTACAAAGAAACTCAGAAATACGTTGCAAAAGTTAAAAAGTTTTACGAAGAAGCTCAGTAG
- a CDS encoding MgtE intracellular N-terminal domain protein, translated as MKKVINQIGKALEYLDKLGTGKSFQLFRSLGYEKLYSLSEKVDHKTLLYISQNLDEKTIVEFLNRIPEETLVLLLSTVKPGDITYFANSIPMDDLVLLSTSLPASDIAEMALKTGKESSAELLKNIGPAKSIALLKEVGVQNFIALSLQIPPTELIPVVQELTPEQSGIWIRKRGVGDIPRLIQAFGVQNLLLFLRTLGFEKNLHIMGVLGLEELIELAYTIAGMKLPGLTSAKKKQKKASSKKTFKKKAKPKKKPASKKKNKIKKV; from the coding sequence ATGAAAAAAGTGATCAATCAGATCGGGAAGGCTTTAGAATACCTAGATAAATTAGGAACGGGAAAGTCCTTTCAACTGTTTCGATCGCTCGGATACGAAAAGTTATATTCTCTCTCTGAGAAAGTAGATCATAAGACTCTTCTTTATATTAGTCAAAACCTGGACGAGAAAACAATCGTAGAATTCTTAAATCGAATTCCGGAAGAAACCTTAGTCTTACTTTTGTCGACGGTGAAGCCCGGAGACATTACATATTTTGCAAATAGTATTCCGATGGACGATTTGGTTTTGTTGTCCACTTCCCTCCCTGCTTCCGATATCGCCGAGATGGCCTTGAAGACTGGAAAAGAATCCTCGGCGGAACTTTTAAAAAATATCGGCCCGGCAAAGTCGATCGCATTGTTAAAAGAAGTCGGAGTTCAGAATTTCATAGCACTCTCTTTGCAAATCCCTCCTACTGAATTGATTCCCGTGGTCCAAGAACTAACGCCGGAACAATCGGGAATTTGGATTCGAAAGAGAGGGGTCGGCGATATACCGAGACTCATCCAAGCCTTTGGAGTTCAGAATCTTCTTTTGTTTTTAAGAACTCTCGGTTTTGAAAAGAATCTTCATATTATGGGCGTTTTAGGTTTGGAAGAATTGATCGAGTTGGCTTATACGATCGCAGGGATGAAACTTCCCGGACTTACTTCCGCTAAGAAAAAGCAAAAGAAAGCTTCTTCGAAAAAAACTTTTAAGAAAAAAGCAAAGCCGAAGAAAAAGCCGGCATCGAAAAAGAAAAATAAGATTAAGAAAGTTTAA
- the alr gene encoding alanine racemase codes for MKEIASSWVEISKKSLRTNLNSFRSILSPDSTPTAILKSNAYGHGLETMTKLCIEEGVSRIGVNSIEEAQRVRQIDSTIPILIMGEIQNLAEAKDLLADPNFWIIFSRPETARVLSTLHPAPKLHLKVDTGMGRLGTHGETLKDTLGTLRDEKIRIDGICTHFASTEDVLEHKYSLMQIRKFEEAVVLAESFGFKNLVRHTCASASTMLFPDAHYEMVRVGISLYGLWPSMQTRLSLNLTGNKNFQLSPVLSWKTRIVHIQSHPTNSYIGYGSTFQTSYPTKVAVVPIGYYEGLDRKLSSNGDMLVLGKRARILGRICMNMTMLDVTHIPGATVGSAVTVIGEDGGESVTADDIADRTNTINYEVTTRISESIPRIVVD; via the coding sequence ATGAAAGAAATAGCTTCTTCCTGGGTTGAGATCTCTAAAAAATCTCTCCGTACCAATCTCAATAGTTTTCGGTCCATCCTCAGTCCGGATTCTACCCCAACAGCGATCTTAAAATCAAACGCTTATGGTCACGGTCTAGAAACGATGACCAAACTTTGTATCGAGGAAGGTGTTTCTCGGATCGGAGTCAATTCGATCGAAGAAGCACAACGTGTTCGTCAAATCGATTCGACCATTCCGATCTTGATCATGGGAGAAATTCAGAATCTTGCGGAGGCTAAAGACCTTTTGGCCGATCCGAATTTCTGGATCATTTTTTCCAGGCCGGAAACTGCGCGAGTTCTTTCGACTTTGCACCCGGCTCCAAAACTTCATCTCAAAGTGGACACGGGAATGGGAAGACTCGGGACCCACGGAGAAACTCTCAAGGACACGTTAGGAACTCTTCGAGATGAAAAGATCCGAATCGACGGAATCTGCACGCACTTTGCGAGCACCGAAGACGTTTTAGAACATAAGTATTCTCTAATGCAGATTCGGAAGTTCGAGGAAGCCGTTGTGTTGGCGGAATCCTTTGGTTTTAAGAATTTGGTTCGGCATACGTGCGCGTCCGCTTCAACGATGCTCTTTCCGGACGCGCATTATGAGATGGTGAGAGTCGGGATTTCTCTCTATGGACTTTGGCCGAGTATGCAGACTCGTTTGTCTTTGAACCTCACGGGGAATAAGAATTTTCAGTTGAGTCCGGTTTTGTCCTGGAAGACAAGAATCGTTCACATACAGAGTCATCCGACTAACAGTTACATCGGCTATGGTTCCACGTTTCAGACTTCGTATCCGACAAAGGTCGCGGTCGTTCCGATCGGTTATTACGAAGGACTCGACCGAAAACTCTCGAGCAACGGAGACATGCTTGTTCTTGGAAAAAGGGCGAGAATCCTCGGAAGAATTTGTATGAACATGACGATGCTGGATGTTACTCATATTCCCGGCGCGACCGTAGGGAGCGCCGTCACAGTGATCGGCGAAGACGGCGGCGAATCGGTCACAGCGGACGATATTGCGGATAGAACGAATACGATCAATTACGAGGTAACAACTCGAATCAGCGAGTCCATTCCAAGGATTGTTGTAGACTAG
- the speD gene encoding adenosylmethionine decarboxylase translates to MNALGKHVIAEFYDCDYETINNHELVEDIMLKSVDLSGATTIKSVFHRFSPYGVSGVVVVSESHFAIHTWPEYGYCAVDVFTCGDLIDNQAALDYLKEKFGSKSISVVEMKRGLLNLGVDLHHKPVGN, encoded by the coding sequence TTGAACGCATTGGGAAAACATGTGATCGCTGAGTTTTATGACTGCGATTACGAAACCATTAACAACCACGAATTAGTTGAGGACATCATGTTAAAGTCCGTTGACCTGTCAGGTGCCACGACGATTAAGTCGGTTTTTCATAGGTTCAGTCCGTATGGAGTGAGCGGCGTGGTTGTTGTTAGTGAGTCTCATTTTGCGATTCATACTTGGCCCGAATACGGTTATTGTGCCGTAGACGTGTTTACCTGTGGGGATCTCATTGATAACCAGGCTGCCTTGGATTATCTGAAAGAGAAATTCGGCTCGAAAAGCATTTCCGTTGTGGAAATGAAACGTGGTCTATTGAACTTAGGCGTAGACCTGCACCACAAGCCAGTTGGAAATTAA
- a CDS encoding Cys-rich protein, translating into MNSTLRHIVRYAPVYVLLVLMFGVMFIKYGRSIQKNEFYSEESKEVCLTYCTKLTGCVSELFPGMVAKEQSSKIENSCLRGCRKHFDKMQVCLSGIETASCKSLTGCLETEIKKYY; encoded by the coding sequence ATGAATTCAACGCTTCGACATATCGTTCGTTATGCACCGGTTTACGTTCTGCTTGTATTAATGTTCGGTGTGATGTTTATAAAATACGGAAGGTCGATCCAAAAAAACGAATTCTATTCGGAAGAATCCAAGGAAGTGTGTCTAACGTATTGTACAAAGCTGACGGGATGTGTTTCCGAGCTGTTTCCCGGAATGGTCGCAAAGGAACAATCCTCGAAGATAGAAAATTCCTGTCTTCGAGGATGCAGAAAACATTTTGATAAGATGCAGGTTTGTCTCTCAGGAATTGAAACCGCGAGTTGTAAATCTCTTACGGGATGTCTCGAAACCGAGATTAAAAAATACTACTGA
- a CDS encoding S-adenosylmethionine decarboxylase: MSLKTRETQKLVTRFSYLRNSLEIQTTDSGETYLLTREPIPAGEVVAVWGGKAVHKNELPGLSGLSTPHRVHQDFYLVSPLHDDGIDSIYFIRQKEDANCGYQGDITLVALRDIAAGEEVTFHPAMNSPELALSSGKNADGFRTRFHNHFPTYIQSQIDANEELKVHPAFVDGAWGLLTSIDLESCDPALIRDADAIKRYVEELCDLIEMKRFGETIVVHFGEDERVAGYSMLQLIETSCISAHFANDTNTSYIDIFSCKCYDPKVASEFTRKFFQGGAMRLTVTNRF; the protein is encoded by the coding sequence ATGAGTCTGAAAACCAGAGAAACACAAAAATTAGTGACCCGTTTTTCTTATCTCAGAAATTCTCTTGAGATTCAAACCACCGATTCAGGAGAAACGTACCTCTTAACGAGAGAACCGATTCCTGCCGGCGAAGTCGTAGCCGTTTGGGGAGGGAAGGCAGTTCATAAAAATGAATTGCCTGGTCTTTCCGGATTGTCTACTCCGCACAGAGTGCATCAGGATTTTTATCTGGTGTCTCCTCTGCACGACGATGGGATCGATTCTATCTATTTCATCCGCCAGAAAGAAGACGCGAACTGCGGTTACCAAGGGGACATCACTCTGGTAGCTCTCAGAGATATCGCCGCCGGAGAGGAAGTTACTTTCCACCCTGCGATGAATTCTCCGGAGTTGGCTCTTTCTTCCGGAAAGAATGCGGATGGTTTTAGAACTAGATTTCATAATCATTTTCCGACTTACATTCAATCTCAGATCGACGCAAACGAAGAATTGAAAGTGCACCCGGCCTTCGTAGACGGAGCTTGGGGACTTTTAACTTCTATCGATTTAGAATCTTGTGATCCAGCTCTGATCCGTGACGCGGACGCTATCAAACGTTACGTGGAAGAACTCTGTGACCTGATCGAAATGAAACGTTTCGGTGAAACCATCGTTGTTCACTTCGGTGAAGACGAAAGAGTCGCCGGATATTCCATGCTTCAGTTGATCGAGACCTCTTGTATTTCGGCGCACTTTGCAAATGATACCAATACTTCTTACATTGATATCTTCTCTTGCAAGTGTTACGATCCGAAGGTAGCTTCCGAGTTTACCCGTAAATTTTTCCAGGGCGGCGCGATGAGACTCACCGTGACCAACCGCTTCTAA
- a CDS encoding LIC_20245 family lipoprotein, with product MKKYLIYSILGIVLLSLVYLVFENGETSFSRENGNEKLKSGLSRNTVDQDENSLFESGNFLDFSKSGVAENADVGSSEASAGEAAAGGYSSLSPEERERVRKEVIQKVKPLADRFPDNSMIPRELSKEEEEKRKRDEERMSEIRTALLEGREVEKPEMKFYLDSKIKRSNDMEEILEYSLKFFKDSQKNFPDSSLNVIQERLQAIQKGREELVQAKKSLDKPE from the coding sequence ATGAAAAAATATCTTATCTATTCGATTCTTGGAATCGTTTTATTGTCTTTGGTTTATTTGGTCTTTGAGAACGGAGAAACCTCATTCTCAAGAGAGAATGGAAATGAAAAGTTAAAGAGCGGACTCAGTAGAAACACAGTCGATCAAGATGAAAATTCTTTGTTTGAATCCGGGAATTTTTTAGATTTTTCAAAATCAGGAGTTGCTGAGAATGCGGATGTCGGTTCGAGCGAGGCTTCAGCCGGAGAGGCCGCCGCAGGCGGCTATTCCAGTCTTTCACCTGAGGAAAGAGAGAGAGTGAGAAAGGAAGTGATTCAGAAGGTCAAACCTTTGGCCGATCGTTTTCCAGATAACAGTATGATTCCTAGGGAATTGAGTAAGGAAGAAGAGGAAAAGAGAAAGAGAGACGAAGAGAGAATGTCTGAAATTCGAACTGCCTTACTCGAAGGAAGAGAAGTCGAAAAGCCGGAGATGAAATTCTATTTGGATTCTAAGATAAAGAGATCCAATGACATGGAAGAAATCTTAGAATATAGTCTGAAATTTTTCAAGGACTCTCAGAAAAATTTTCCGGATTCTTCTTTGAATGTGATTCAGGAACGTTTGCAAGCGATTCAGAAAGGAAGAGAAGAACTCGTTCAGGCTAAGAAAAGTTTGGATAAGCCGGAGTAA
- the speE gene encoding polyamine aminopropyltransferase, translating to MELWLDEALELKNGRALKIKVKEFLHSRTTPFQKIDVFESEGFGRMFTLDGVVMMTEADEFAYHEMIVHVPMMSHPNPEKVLVIGGGDGGTVREVLKHPSVKEVHLCEIDKGVIDVCYEYFPEIANAMKDPRVKHAYEDGAKYVKDYQNYFDCIMVDSSDPVGPAEVLFKRPFYETMSNCLKEGGICTTQGESFYYHGPIIRELFNFIPEIFNHCGYYFTVVPTYPSGIIGFTYCSKGPDPYTVVPDPKRVPQGLKYYSAEMHKAAFVLPQFAQKYIVRK from the coding sequence ATGGAACTTTGGTTAGACGAAGCATTAGAACTTAAAAACGGACGCGCACTTAAGATCAAAGTAAAGGAGTTCCTCCATTCCAGGACGACTCCTTTTCAAAAGATCGATGTATTTGAATCGGAAGGATTCGGAAGAATGTTCACTCTGGACGGAGTTGTCATGATGACCGAAGCCGACGAATTCGCTTATCACGAGATGATCGTTCACGTTCCTATGATGAGCCACCCGAATCCGGAAAAGGTTCTGGTGATCGGAGGAGGAGACGGAGGGACCGTTCGTGAGGTTCTCAAACACCCTTCCGTAAAAGAAGTTCATCTTTGTGAAATCGACAAAGGTGTGATCGATGTTTGTTACGAATACTTTCCTGAAATCGCAAATGCGATGAAGGATCCTCGCGTAAAACACGCCTATGAAGACGGTGCGAAATACGTGAAGGACTATCAGAATTACTTTGATTGTATCATGGTAGATTCTTCCGATCCGGTCGGTCCTGCCGAAGTTCTTTTCAAAAGACCTTTCTACGAAACGATGTCGAACTGCTTGAAAGAAGGCGGCATCTGCACGACTCAAGGGGAAAGTTTTTACTATCACGGTCCGATCATTCGTGAGCTGTTCAATTTCATTCCTGAAATTTTCAATCACTGTGGTTATTATTTTACCGTGGTACCGACTTATCCATCCGGGATCATCGGCTTCACCTATTGCTCCAAAGGTCCGGATCCTTACACTGTTGTTCCGGATCCAAAAAGAGTTCCACAAGGACTGAAATATTATTCTGCTGAAATGCATAAGGCTGCTTTTGTGCTTCCTCAGTTTGCGCAGAAATATATCGTTCGTAAGTAA
- a CDS encoding DUF2505 family protein: MKYKVVQQFPVPLKDLLKAREDRYKYLDKFPELKNVELLEEKKEGNMVYQKRKVKLAESMPKVLAALLSDPSLLENSTFNLDTNTHEFTLSPPGNENIVKISGVSIYKELGPNESERSYDVEVKSGVFLMGAAIEAVIEEVHKHSLEKDKNSIAEFLNSYKS; encoded by the coding sequence ATGAAATATAAGGTAGTTCAGCAATTTCCCGTACCGCTCAAGGATCTATTGAAGGCCAGAGAAGATCGTTACAAGTATTTGGACAAGTTTCCGGAACTCAAAAACGTGGAACTCTTGGAAGAAAAGAAAGAGGGAAACATGGTCTATCAAAAGCGGAAGGTGAAACTCGCCGAGTCGATGCCTAAGGTGCTCGCGGCTCTTCTCTCCGATCCTTCTTTATTAGAAAATTCTACATTCAATTTGGATACAAACACACACGAGTTTACACTTTCCCCTCCCGGAAACGAAAACATCGTAAAGATCAGCGGCGTTTCGATCTATAAGGAACTCGGTCCGAACGAATCGGAAAGAAGTTATGACGTGGAAGTGAAGTCAGGCGTCTTCTTAATGGGCGCGGCGATCGAAGCCGTCATCGAAGAAGTACATAAACATTCTCTGGAAAAGGATAAGAACTCGATCGCAGAATTCCTAAATTCTTATAAATCATAA
- a CDS encoding DUF1564 domain-containing protein: MEMLSIRSDQVIESALVEKTSDVVTVILPENYYFALNPKEQRDLKRKLPFLLSRYGKYLAGASRLNTKAGKILYQKNQGKMKRINFRVESGMWNILGMLALSHGVSRCFLFHYMLILESLGVGDSIVQTMNAGPPTFHRVYSFIWQLDLQSKRIFRKLEFDPNPIFPIFYGMYWAKSF, from the coding sequence ATGGAAATGCTTTCAATCCGTTCTGATCAAGTCATTGAATCCGCCTTAGTAGAAAAAACTTCCGACGTTGTTACCGTTATTCTTCCTGAGAATTATTATTTTGCCTTGAACCCGAAAGAACAAAGGGATCTCAAAAGAAAACTCCCTTTTCTGTTGAGTAGATATGGAAAATACTTGGCCGGAGCTTCCCGCCTCAACACAAAAGCCGGAAAGATTCTTTATCAGAAAAACCAGGGGAAGATGAAAAGAATTAATTTCAGAGTTGAATCGGGAATGTGGAACATTTTAGGAATGCTTGCACTGAGTCACGGAGTCTCAAGATGTTTTCTTTTTCATTATATGCTGATTTTGGAATCTTTAGGAGTCGGAGATTCTATCGTGCAAACGATGAACGCGGGACCTCCCACATTTCACAGGGTTTACAGCTTCATCTGGCAATTGGATCTACAAAGCAAAAGGATTTTCAGAAAGTTAGAATTCGATCCGAACCCGATTTTTCCCATTTTTTATGGAATGTATTGGGCCAAGTCCTTTTAA